The following are from one region of the Nicotiana tomentosiformis chromosome 7, ASM39032v3, whole genome shotgun sequence genome:
- the LOC104116373 gene encoding receptor-like serine/threonine-protein kinase At1g78530: protein MGNSKVVALYITICVVSFVVSKIIMAILCYRRCRRKQMVVQDSLSGGTLVMFKSSKMDTLKSNMLLKKTMKLTNKDIIGSGGYGTVYKLTIDESTSFAVKRLNRISAEQDRGFERELVAMGDIKHRNIVTLHGYYSTNHYNLLIYELMPNGSLDQVLHGKSGPRKVLDWPSRYKIAVGAARGLSYLHHDCIPHVIHRDIKSSNILLDHNMEARVSDFGLATLMEPDKTHVSTLVAGTFGYLAPEYFDTGKATAKGDVYSFGVVLLELLTGRKPTDESFLEEGTKLVTWVKAVVQEKREEYVVDRNLEEFPIEEINHVFTIAWMCLEAEPCIRPTMAEVVKMLEQIKVNALA from the exons ATGGGAAATTCTAAAGTTGTTGCACTCTATATCACAATATGTGTGGTTTCTTTTGTTGTCTCGAAGATTATTATGGCAATCCTCTGTTACCGTAGATGTAGGAGAAAGCAAATGGTTGTTCAAGACAGCTTATCTG GTGGAACGCTAGTGATGTTTAAATCATCAAAAATGGACACATTGAAATCCAACATGTTGTTGAAGAAAACCATGAAGCTGACCAACAAAGATATTATAGGatcaggaggctatggaacagTCTATAAACTGACAATTGATGAATCAACTTCTTTCGCAGTAAAGAGGTTAAACAGAATAAGTGCAGAACAAGACCGAGGTTTTGAAAGAGAGTTGGTGGCAATGGGCGACATAAAGCATCGAAATATAGTGACGCTTCATGGATACTACAGTACGAATCACTATAACCTTCTCATCTATGAGCTTATGCCTAATGGAAGTTTAGATCAAGTACTTCATG GAAAATCTGGTCCTAGGAAGGTTTTGGATTGGCCATCAAGATACAAAATAGCAGTAGGAGCTGCAAGAGGATTATCATATCTGCATCACGATTGCATTCCTCACGTTATCCACAGAGATATCAAGTCGAGCAATATATTGCTGGATCATAACATGGAGGCTCGAGTATCTGATTTTGGACTAGCCACTTTGATGGAACCAGATAAGACCCATGTTTCAACTTTGGTAGCTGGAACTTTTGGATATTTGGCTCCTG AATATTTTGACACTGGAAAAGCAACAGCAAAAGGAGATGTTTACAGCTTTGGAGTTGTTTTACTGGAGCTTCTAACTGGGAGAAAGCCAACAGATGAATCATTTTTGGAGGAAGGAACCAAGCTTGTAACCTGG GTGAAGGCGGTCGTTCAGGAGAAAAGGGAAGAGTATGTAGTTGACAGAAACTTAGAGGAGTTTCCCATAGAAGAAATTAACCATGTCTTTACCATTGCATGGATGTGCCTTGAGGCAGAGCCATGCATAAGGCCCACCATGGCTGAAGTTGTTAAAATGCTTGAGCAAATAAAAGTAAATGCTTTAGCATGA
- the LOC104116372 gene encoding fatty-acid-binding protein 3, chloroplastic: MVAAGAISLPIWISTSTSTKITAYYNVKPRISYPLKTPRNAVGPILFNKSHSLYPLSTFERNERHEHHFTPKAVSSSSVESAEEPATKVKFQRSLSLPGCSTSLSLLGTGYREKVFAIIGVKVYAAGLYINDSVFSRLDTWRGRSAAEIQQDTSLFNMIFEANLEKSLRIVLVRDIDGKTFWDALDEAISPRIKSPTAEDKAALSTFRGVFQGKPLKKETSIFLTWINPTKMLVSLSFDGMPSSVDATIESTNVASALFDVFLGGDPVSPSLKASVANGLEAALK; this comes from the exons ATGGTTGCAGCTGGAGCTATATCACTACCAATTTGGATTTCAACATCAACATCCACAAAGATCACTGCTTATTATAATGTCAAACCCAGAATTTCTTATCCCTTAAAAACTCCAAGAAATGCAGTAGGCCCAATATTATTCAACAAAAGCCATAGTCTCTATCCCTTATCCACATTTGAGAGAAATGAACGACATGAACACCATTTCACACCTAAAGCTGTTTCTTCCTCTTCGG TTGAAAGTGCAGAAGAACCAGCAACTAAGGTGAAGTTTCAAAGATCACTGAGCCTACCTGGTTGCTCTACTTCATTGTCATTGCTTGGAACTG GATacagggaaaaggtttttgcaatTATTGGTGTCAAGGTCTATGCTGCAGGTCTCTATATCAATGATTCTGTCTTTAGTAGGTTAGATACCTGGCGAGGACGTTCAGCTGCAGAAATTCAGCAGGATACTTCCTTGTTCAACATGATATTTGAAG CCAATCTGGAGAAATCACTACGCATTGTGCTGGTCAGAGATATTGATGGTAAAACTTTCTGGGATGCTTTAGATGAAGCCATTTCTCCAAGAATCAAGTCACCCACTGCCGAAGATAAGGCTGCTCTTTCCACGTTCCGTGGTGTCTTTCAAGGGAAACCTCTTAAGAAAGAAACTTCCATATTCTTGACTTGGATTAACCCAACCAAAATGCTT GTTTCACTCTCTTTTGATGGGATGCCTTCCTCAGTAGATGCGACAATTGAATCTACAAATGTTGCATCGGCTCTCTTCGATGTATTTCTTGGTGGTGATCCGGTTTCTCCTTCACTCAAAGCATCAGTTGCTAATGGACTGGAAGCTGCGCTCAAGTGA